From the genome of Fusobacterium perfoetens:
AAAATTTTATGTTGAATACAATGATGGTAAAGGTGTAGATGTAGGTTTTAAACTTAAAAATATTTTATATAGTGAAGCTGCAAATTATAAAATTCTTAAAGATTCAGGAGTGCAGATAGAGGATTTTAATATTGATGAAGTTGATATAAACCTTTCAGTAAAAAATACTTTCAAAGCACAGGTTGATTTTAAAAGCTCCAAGGGATTTAAAAAAGAGGTTATTGCCCTTAAAGATATATCAGGTCAGCTTGTATATGAAAATGGGGAACTGAAGGTAAATAACATTCATACAGATGTTATGCTTGACAGAGAAGGAAAAACAATTGAAAGAGAAATAACAGGAAATCTTCGTTATAAAGGGGATACAGGAAGGGTAAATCTTAATGCTAAAGCAAAGGAAGAAGGTTTTCTTTCAGATGTAAACCTTGATTTTCTTTTCAGTGCAGGAAAAGAAAAATTTAAGTTTAAAGTTGATTCTGATATAATGAACTTTGAAGGAAGATATGAATATAAAAAGGATATGCTTTTTATAAATCAAGATAAAAATTTTGAATTTAAATATAATATAAAAGATAAAAAGATAGATTTACTTAAAGGATATCTTATATCAAAGCTTGATAAATATTCAGTGAAAACAGATTTAAAATGCACAGATGGATATCATGTAACAGTAAATTCTAAAATGAAAGATGAAAATGATGAAATAAGAGGAAGTCTTGAAGGGTATGCAAATATAAAAGAAGCAGCTTATGATTTAAAAATAAAAGCTAAAGATATAAATCTTTCAGATGAATCTGGATATATTTCAGGAAGCGTTGACGGATATATAAAAGGTGAAAAGGAAAACCTTGAAGGAGAATTTCTTTTAGATGGCTTTGGTGCAGGAATAACAGCTCAGAAAATAGAAGTTTCTGATATTCTTGGAGTGGTAAATCTTAAGAAAAATGGAAGTCTCTCTGTTATATTTCAAGGAGAAGCAGGGAAAACAAAGATTGATACAATTGAAATAAACGGACTGAAAATAAGTGTAAAATACTCTGACAGCCTTTTGGAAATTATGAATGTTTCCAATAAATTTTTGACATTAAGCGGGAATTACAGTATAATTAATTCAAAAATAGAACTTTCTGCAAAGGGACGAGATATAAATAAAGATGTAATAGATATCAGCGGACTTAATTATGAAATCAGTGAAATAGATGGTTCTTTATCAGGAAAAATAAATGACTTAAATGGTAAATTTACAATAAAAAATGGAAGTATAGATTTAGGTGAAGAAAGATATATAAACTTTGGGGGAGATATAAATTACCTAAAGGATAAAATCTATGCAGAGAATTTTAAAGTAAATGAAAATAAAGTAAATTTTGAATACTATCCTGAAAAAAAAGAGGGAAGTTATAAAGCAGATATATTTGAAAGTATGCTTGGAGAATTTGTTCCAGGAGCAAAATTCAGAATAATAGGTGTAACTTCAGGAACAATTAAAGAAAATAAAATAAATGGAGATTTTAAAGGCTCTGTAAATGAAGTTTACTACAAAGGAAGCAGAATACCAAATGTGCTTTTTGCAGGAAACTATGATAACAGTATAATTAACTTTAAAACTCTGGATATTTTATCTAATGATGATAAAAAAAGTGTAGTAAAAACAGAAGGGCTTGTAAATATAAAAGATAAGTTCCTAAGTTTTAAAATACCAAAACAAAATGTACCTCTTGGAGAAATAATAAAAAAAGAGGGAATTAAAGGAAGCATAAATCTTGAAGGTAAGGCAGAGGGGCTTTTTGAAGATATAGAATATTATGTAAAGGCCTCAGAGGGAAATATATCATATAATGATATAACTGTTGATAAAATAGGAATTGATATTTCAGGAAATAAAGAAAAAGCAGTTCTTAATAATTTTTCAGCAGGATATTTAAATAACAGCTTAAAAGCACAAGGAGAATATAATATCACTGAAAATAAATATAGATTTAATGTTAATTCTTCAGATATAGATATGAAACTTCTGACTCTTTTCCTTGAGCCTTATGGAATAGATAAAGTTTCAGGAAAAGGAAAATTAAATCTTGTATTTACAGATATAGTTCCTCAGGGAGAAATAGTTCTTAACAACTTTAATATAAGCTCAAAAAAATATGGAATTGACATGAATAACCTAAATGGTGACATGATATTTGACAAAGGAATTTTAAGCATAAAAAAATTTGCAGGAATTTTAAATGGTGGTTCTATAAATATCAAGGGTTATCTTGAAGCTGAGAAAGCAATCAATCATTTATTGGGTGAAAATTTTGACAAAATAGATTATAATTTAGTATTAGATGGAAGAAATGTAAATTATTCTTTTGAAGATTATTTCAGCCTGAACTTTAATACAAGGTTATCTTTCAGAAATAATGCTGTTTTTGGAAATATAACAGTAAATGAAGGGGATATACAAAAAATTCTTAATCATGATTTTGGAATAGTTACTGTTGTTAAAAATTTCCTTAAAGATTTCTTTAACAGAAATAAATCTGAAAAAATATTTATGGAAAATACAAGAACTTTTTCAGGAGCAGAGAGAAATGTTTCAGACCTTAGAATAAATATAGGATTTAACATTGATAAGGGTATAAAAATAGATGTTGACAGAGTGACAAGTTTCCTTACAAATGTAAAAGGAACAATACTTGGACAGGGAAGACTTACAGGAAGTTTAGGAAGGTTAAACTTTTTGGGAGAAAATAGCATCAAAGATGGTGAATTTATTTTAAATGGAAATAAATTTACTGTGGACAGAGCAATAGTTCTTTTCAATAACAGAGAAGAATATATCCCAGATGTTAATCCAAATATAACATTTTCAACAAGCTCTATAATAAACAATAAGAATCTTGAAATATCTCTTGACGGACCAGTAAGAAATATGACTTTCACAGTAAGAAGTGGAAATGAAGTGTCAGTAAATACTCTTGACAGTGTCTTAAGTGGAAATGGAGGAAACGGAGAGGGAAGCAATGACCTTTCAATTCTTCTGACAAACATAATAGGAGGACAGATAACAGATATTGTTCTTAATCCTCTTGTAAATGTTTTAAGAGCTGTTGGATTTTCAAATTTAAGAGTAAGATCAAGCATACTTGCTGAAGAAAGAAAAAGAGATATGCAGGATGAATCAACAATGGCATTTGGAGCATATATAGAAGCTGAAAGTCCTATTTATAAGGATAAACTTTTCTGGAAAGTAAAAGCTAACTTCATGAATGATCCTGCTAACAGAGAGGGAGCAGAGGGAAATAATTATAACTATGGAGTAGCTGATTACGATATAAATCTGTATCACAGATTGAATAATAACATTTCGTGGGGAGTTGGTGTGCAGAAACTGAGAGAAAACTTAGAAACAAAGAAGCGTGACATGAATTACTATATAGAATTAAAGTTTGAAAAGAAATTTGATTTTTAAGATGGAGGATTAGAATGAGAAAACAGCTAACGATTTTATTAAGTTTTCTTCTGCTGGTATTTGCTTATGGTGCTGATGCTAACAGCTACAAAATTGAAAAAATTGTAGTTGAAAACATTCAGGAAATACCTGAAGCTTCAATACTTAGCATAATGAAAGAAAAAGTCGGAGACAAATATTCTGCTAAAGATATGATAGCAGACTACCAAAAAATCAAAGAACTTGATTATGTTGGAAGTGTTTCAATATATCCACAGTATTATAACGAAGGTGTAAAACTTGTTGTGGATATAAGAGAAAAGAGAGATACAAAAGATTTACTGACAAAAAATGGAATCATTCCAATGTCTGAAAGAGACAAAATAGACAAAACGGTTATTGTAAAAGGTGTTGAAGTCTATGGAAACATCAGTATGAAAAAGAAAGATATATTAAAATATATTCCTGTTAAAACAGGAGGATATTTTTCTAAGAAAAAAGTTCTGGACGGATACAGAAGTCTTGGAGAGTCAGGATACTTCTCACAAGTTGTGCCTGATGTAATAAAAGATGGAAACGGAGTTACAGTTGTTTACTATGTAACAGAAAACCCTACAATCACTGGAGTAAACATTATAGGAAACACAGTTTATTCAACAGATGAGCTGTTAGGATTATTGGAAACAAAACCTAACGAAACATTAAACTTTAATTCATTAAGAAAAGACAGAGAAGCAATAATACAAAAATATAGTAAAGATGGTTATGTTCTTGCCAGAGTAATAGATATTGGACTTAACAATAGTTATGGTCTTGATATTTATATTACAGAAGGTATAGTAAGAGATATAAAACTTCAAAAGATGGTTACAAAACAAAAAGGAAACAGAAGACAAGCTTCTGATACTCTTTTAAAAACAAAAGATTATGTAATAGAAAGAGAAATTGAATTCAAAGAAGGAGATATCTTTAATATCAACAGATATACTGATACAGAAAATAACTTAAAAAGACTTGGTTATATTAAAAATGTTAAGTATGAAGCAAGAGATATTTTAGGAGACTCTGACGGTAAAGAAATTGTTCTTTTAATAGATGAAGACAGAACAGCAAGACTTCAAGGAGCTATTTCTTATGGTTCTGAACTTGGACTTATGGGAATGCTTTCACTTGAAGAAACAAACTGGAAGGGTAAAGGACAGACTACATCATTTACTTATGAAAAATCAGACGAAGATTACAGCAGCATGTCAATCAGCTTCTCAGATCCATGGATAAAAGATACTGATAGAATTTCATGGGGATGGAGCTTATATAAAAATGACTATGAAAATGACGACAGTGAGGCATTCAGCAAGATTGACACTTATGGATTCAGAATCAATGTTGGAAAAGGTATTACAAGAAATGTAAGATTAGGACTTGGAACAAAAATTGAACATGTAACAACTGAACCTGATGACAGTTTACCAGAAGAAAGAATAAAACAATATGGATATTATGAAGATAAATATTATTTATGGAGTTTATTCCCTTCAATAACTTATGATACAAGAAATAGCTTCTTCAATCCTACAAGAGGAGAATATGCAAGATGGCAAGTTGAAGGAGGATATGCTTCAGGAGAAAATGCAGATTACTTCACTAATACAACTATTGAACTTAGAAAATATCATCAAGGATTCTTTAAAAAGAATACATTTGCATACAGAGCAGTATTTGGTATCCAATCTGACTCTACAAAAGAATCACAAAGATATTGGGTTGGAGGAAGCAGTACTTTAAGAGGATATGATGGTGGAACATTCAGAGGTACTAGAAAATTCACTGGTACAATAGAAAACAGAACAGAGTTTAATGATGTACTTGGAGGAGTATTATTCTTTGATTTTGGTAGAGCATGGGATTATAAAGGTATTGACCAAGGTTATTACAATTCAAGAGAAAATGCTGATGAAAAAATGCCTGATGGTATAGCTATGGCAGCAGGTGTTGGACTTAGAATCAACACTCCAATGGGACCACTTAGATTTGACTTTGGTTGGCCAATAAGAGATGACGAAGAAAGCGGAATGCAGTTCTACTTCAATATGGGACAATCATTCTAATACAATATAAAATTACCGGAGGAATAATATGAAAAAATTATCAGTTTTAGCATTAGCAGCTGTTATGTCAGCATCAGCTTTTGCAGCAAAAGTAGGAGTAGTAAATACTCAGGAATTATTCTACAAATATTCTAAAACAAAAGTTATAGAACAAAACTTAAAGAAACAAGGAGCTTCTCTTGATAATACTTTAAATCAAAAGCAAGTTGAGCTTAAAAAACTTCAGCTTGAACTTCAAGCAAAAGGAAGTAAAGTAACTGATGCTGAGAAAAAAGCTTTTGAAGATAAAGTAAAAGCTCTTGATAAATTTGTAAGAGATGCACAAATGAAGCTTGAAAAAGAAAGAAACACAAGACTTCAAGAAGTTGAAAACACAATGAAAAATGCTATCAACAAAGTTGCAAAAGCAGATAAATATGATTATGTTTTAGAAGCAGGAGCAGTAAAATTTGGTGGAACTGATATTACTGCAAAAGTTTTACAAGAAATGGAAAAATCTAAATAATAATCACTAGAGAAAATACAGGAGGGATTAGCTGTGAGCTATAAAATAAGTGAAATAGCTAGTCTTCTTGAAAGTGAAATTAAAGGAGACAAAAATCTTGTTGTAAGAGGTCTGTCTCCTTTTTTTCAAGCTAAAGAAGATGAGCTTACATTTGCATCAGATGAAAAATTTCTGCATAAATTAAATGAAACAAAGGCAAAGGTAATTATTGTTCCTGATATACCTCTTCCTGAAAATATAGGAAAGACATATATAGTAGCAAAAATTGATCCTAGAAAACTTATGCCTAAACTTTTAGCATATTTTAAAAAGCCTTTGAAAAAAATGGAAAAGCCTATTGAAGATTCAGCTGTAATAGCTGCTTCTGCTGAAATAGCTCCTCATGTTTATATAGGACATGATGTAAAAATAGGGGAAAATACAATAATTTATCCAAATGTAACAATCTGTGAAGGAGTTACAATAGGTGATAACTGTGTAATTTATCCAAATGTAACAATAAGAGAATTTTGTGAAATTGGAAACAGAGTTGTTATTCAGCCAGGAGCTGTAATTGGAGCTGATGGATTTGGATTTGTTAAAGTAAATGGAAATAACCAAAAAATAGATCAGATAGGAAGAGTTATTTTAGAAGATGATGTTGAAGTAGGAGCAAATACAACTATTGACAGAGGAGCAATAGGTGACACTGTGGTTAAGAAATTTGCAAAATTTGACAATTTAATTCAGATAGGACACAATGTAATAATAGGTGAAAACTTCCTTATGGCTTCTCAGTCAGGAATAGCAGGAAGTACAGAAGTAGGAAATAATGTAACAATCGGAGGACAGGTTGGAATAGGTGGGCATATCAAAATAGGAAATAATATTATGGTTGCTGCTAAATCAGGAATAACAGGAAATGTTAAAGATAACCAAGTCCTTGGAGGACATCCTATAGTACCTCTTCAGGAAAGCTTAAAAATTCAGGCAGGACTTAAAAAACTTCCTGAACTTTTAAAAAGAGTTAAAAAACTTGAACAAGAAATAAATGACAAAGAAAAATAATAAAATTAATTAAAATAAAAGAGGGCTGTTGCAAATTTATAAAAATAAAATTTTATTTTTATAATCTAAAAAATGCAACAACCCTTTTTTTATTAAAAAAGTTAAGGAAAAATAAGTTTTTTTTATTATTTCTATTTAATAAATTCTTATTCCGTGATACAATAGATAGTATCAAAAGACGAAAGAGGATTAAGATGAAGAAGAGATTGTTTTTTAACAAGTACGAAGAAATGAAATATATTTCTCACTTAGACCTTTTGAGATTTATGGACAGAATTTTGAGAAAGAGTGGGATACCTGTGAAATACAGTCAGGGATTTCACCCAAGACCAAAAATCTCTTTGGGAAATCCTATCTCTTTGGGAACAGATGCTTTTAATGAGGCAATGGATATTGAATTGAGAGAAGATATGACAAATGAAGAGTTATTCAGAAGACTGAATAATAAATGTGTCATAGGATTTGAGTTTACCAAAGTGATGGATATTGATGGAAAAACATCAATAGCTGAGGAATATAAAGAGATGAAATTTGAAATTCAGGGACCAGGCTCCTCCATAGAGAAAATAGAAAATCTTTTATCACAGGATGAAATAATCCTTACAAAAGAGAAAAAAGGAAAAATAGAAAGTAAAGATTTAAAACCAAGAATTAAAAAATATGAGATAGATAGAGAAAATCAAAAAATTACAATGATACTTGAAAATATGTCACCTAACTCACTTTTAAATATATGTGGTGTTAAGGCTGAGGAAGTATCAATAAAAAAATATGGAATGATTGAAATATAATTAAGGGGGAATAAATATGTTAGACTTAAAATTTATGCGTGAAAATAGAGAACAAGTGGAGAAATGGCTTAAACAAAGAGGAAGTGACCTTACTCTTGATGAATTTGCAAAATTAGACGAAGAAAGAAGAGTTATCCTTGGAGAAGTTGAAGCTTTAAAAAATAAAAGAAATAATGAATCAGCTGAAATAGCAAGACTTAAAAAAGCTAAAGAAGATGCTTCTGAACTTATAAAAGCTATGGGAGAAGTTTCTGCTAAAATAAAAGAATTAGATGAAAAATTAGCTGAAGTTGATGAAAAAATAAAATATATCCAAATGACAATCCCTAACAAATTAAGTGAAACTACACCAATCGGTAAAGATGAAGATGAAAATGTTGAAATCAGAAGATGGGGAGAACCTAGAAAATTTGATTTTGAACCAAAATCTCACTGGGAAATTGGAGAAAAATTAGGAATATTAGATTTTGAAAGAGGAGCTAAATTATCTGGATCAAGATTCGTATTATACAGAGGAGGAGCTGCAAGAGTTGAAAGAGCATTAATAAACTTCATGCTAGATCTTCATACTGAAAAACACGGATATACAGAACACATTACTCCATTCTTAGTAAACAGAGAAATTTGTGAAGGAACAGGACAATTACCTAAATTTGAAGAAGATATGTATAGAACAGATGATGATATGTTTTTAATTTCTACTTCAGAAATTACAATGACAAACATCCACAGAAAAGAAATTTTAGATGAAAAAGATTTACCTAAATACTATACAGCATACTCTCCTTGTTTCAGAAGAGAAGCTGGATCTTATGGTAAAGATGTTAAAGGTATAATAAGAGTTCACCAATTCAACAAAGTAGAAATGGTTAAACTTGCTACTCCTGAAACTTCATATGATGAATTAGAAAAAATGGTAGATAATGCTGAAGATGTTTTAAGAATTTTAGGACTTCCATACAGAGTAATTGCTCTTTGCAGTGGAGATATTGGATTTGGATCTGCTAAAACTTATGATGTTGAAGTATGGTTACCTTCTCAAAATAAATACAGAGAAATTTCTTCTTGTTCAAACTGTGAAGATTTCCAAGCTAGAAGAATGGGACTTAAATACAGACCAAACGGAAGCAATAAAAGTGAATTCGTTCATACATTAAACGGATCAGGACTTGCAGTAGGAAGAACATTAGTTGCAATAATGGAAAACTACCAACAAGAAGATGGATCATTCTTAATTCCTGATGCATTAGTGCCTTATATGAACGGAGTAAAAGTTGTTACTAAATAGTATACTGACTGTATTATTTTTAACAAGTATAATATTAGATGATATAAGAGTTATAGGAACAGTTTTCATTTTGGAACTGTTCCTTAATATTATTCTCAACAAAAATCTAAAGAACAATATAAAAAAACTGAGAATACTTATATATATTTATTTAGGAACTTTTATAATTCAGATTCTTTCTGTGCAGGAAGGAGAAGTTTTATTTAAAGTATTTAATATATATATAACTAAAACAGCTGTTCTTAATTTTGCTGTAAATTTTATGAGAATA
Proteins encoded in this window:
- a CDS encoding translocation/assembly module TamB domain-containing protein, whose protein sequence is MKNNIFMKNKKILLVFLPLFLIVYLVYLAVFQLNVLVFLGVRIFTHGTMKIEKVEFKKGSSLKEGRIEILNSKLYDKKLLIADTPKIIIDYKDWKIDRINLYSPKAVFVRKGSDINFVTVFTGKNEDSETEEKGKEKKKENKSVPILKRINVYDADLNYVDMSYSEKISKNLENVNGYVAFENGYKTDLKFTGENGDEKYSYTFSNVEKSYDMRIQLSNINAEDTLVQYGYDSEGDISDVTGVINLDLRINDDGFFGEGKLSQGRLIYKDLGVPVEDVTLDLQFLGKKIVIDGDYLFFKKKGKFYVEYNDGKGVDVGFKLKNILYSEAANYKILKDSGVQIEDFNIDEVDINLSVKNTFKAQVDFKSSKGFKKEVIALKDISGQLVYENGELKVNNIHTDVMLDREGKTIEREITGNLRYKGDTGRVNLNAKAKEEGFLSDVNLDFLFSAGKEKFKFKVDSDIMNFEGRYEYKKDMLFINQDKNFEFKYNIKDKKIDLLKGYLISKLDKYSVKTDLKCTDGYHVTVNSKMKDENDEIRGSLEGYANIKEAAYDLKIKAKDINLSDESGYISGSVDGYIKGEKENLEGEFLLDGFGAGITAQKIEVSDILGVVNLKKNGSLSVIFQGEAGKTKIDTIEINGLKISVKYSDSLLEIMNVSNKFLTLSGNYSIINSKIELSAKGRDINKDVIDISGLNYEISEIDGSLSGKINDLNGKFTIKNGSIDLGEERYINFGGDINYLKDKIYAENFKVNENKVNFEYYPEKKEGSYKADIFESMLGEFVPGAKFRIIGVTSGTIKENKINGDFKGSVNEVYYKGSRIPNVLFAGNYDNSIINFKTLDILSNDDKKSVVKTEGLVNIKDKFLSFKIPKQNVPLGEIIKKEGIKGSINLEGKAEGLFEDIEYYVKASEGNISYNDITVDKIGIDISGNKEKAVLNNFSAGYLNNSLKAQGEYNITENKYRFNVNSSDIDMKLLTLFLEPYGIDKVSGKGKLNLVFTDIVPQGEIVLNNFNISSKKYGIDMNNLNGDMIFDKGILSIKKFAGILNGGSINIKGYLEAEKAINHLLGENFDKIDYNLVLDGRNVNYSFEDYFSLNFNTRLSFRNNAVFGNITVNEGDIQKILNHDFGIVTVVKNFLKDFFNRNKSEKIFMENTRTFSGAERNVSDLRINIGFNIDKGIKIDVDRVTSFLTNVKGTILGQGRLTGSLGRLNFLGENSIKDGEFILNGNKFTVDRAIVLFNNREEYIPDVNPNITFSTSSIINNKNLEISLDGPVRNMTFTVRSGNEVSVNTLDSVLSGNGGNGEGSNDLSILLTNIIGGQITDIVLNPLVNVLRAVGFSNLRVRSSILAEERKRDMQDESTMAFGAYIEAESPIYKDKLFWKVKANFMNDPANREGAEGNNYNYGVADYDINLYHRLNNNISWGVGVQKLRENLETKKRDMNYYIELKFEKKFDF
- a CDS encoding BamA/OMP85 family outer membrane protein; this encodes MRKQLTILLSFLLLVFAYGADANSYKIEKIVVENIQEIPEASILSIMKEKVGDKYSAKDMIADYQKIKELDYVGSVSIYPQYYNEGVKLVVDIREKRDTKDLLTKNGIIPMSERDKIDKTVIVKGVEVYGNISMKKKDILKYIPVKTGGYFSKKKVLDGYRSLGESGYFSQVVPDVIKDGNGVTVVYYVTENPTITGVNIIGNTVYSTDELLGLLETKPNETLNFNSLRKDREAIIQKYSKDGYVLARVIDIGLNNSYGLDIYITEGIVRDIKLQKMVTKQKGNRRQASDTLLKTKDYVIEREIEFKEGDIFNINRYTDTENNLKRLGYIKNVKYEARDILGDSDGKEIVLLIDEDRTARLQGAISYGSELGLMGMLSLEETNWKGKGQTTSFTYEKSDEDYSSMSISFSDPWIKDTDRISWGWSLYKNDYENDDSEAFSKIDTYGFRINVGKGITRNVRLGLGTKIEHVTTEPDDSLPEERIKQYGYYEDKYYLWSLFPSITYDTRNSFFNPTRGEYARWQVEGGYASGENADYFTNTTIELRKYHQGFFKKNTFAYRAVFGIQSDSTKESQRYWVGGSSTLRGYDGGTFRGTRKFTGTIENRTEFNDVLGGVLFFDFGRAWDYKGIDQGYYNSRENADEKMPDGIAMAAGVGLRINTPMGPLRFDFGWPIRDDEESGMQFYFNMGQSF
- a CDS encoding OmpH family outer membrane protein, whose amino-acid sequence is MKKLSVLALAAVMSASAFAAKVGVVNTQELFYKYSKTKVIEQNLKKQGASLDNTLNQKQVELKKLQLELQAKGSKVTDAEKKAFEDKVKALDKFVRDAQMKLEKERNTRLQEVENTMKNAINKVAKADKYDYVLEAGAVKFGGTDITAKVLQEMEKSK
- the lpxD gene encoding UDP-3-O-(3-hydroxymyristoyl)glucosamine N-acyltransferase; this translates as MSYKISEIASLLESEIKGDKNLVVRGLSPFFQAKEDELTFASDEKFLHKLNETKAKVIIVPDIPLPENIGKTYIVAKIDPRKLMPKLLAYFKKPLKKMEKPIEDSAVIAASAEIAPHVYIGHDVKIGENTIIYPNVTICEGVTIGDNCVIYPNVTIREFCEIGNRVVIQPGAVIGADGFGFVKVNGNNQKIDQIGRVILEDDVEVGANTTIDRGAIGDTVVKKFAKFDNLIQIGHNVIIGENFLMASQSGIAGSTEVGNNVTIGGQVGIGGHIKIGNNIMVAAKSGITGNVKDNQVLGGHPIVPLQESLKIQAGLKKLPELLKRVKKLEQEINDKEK
- a CDS encoding TIGR03936 family radical SAM-associated protein → MKKRLFFNKYEEMKYISHLDLLRFMDRILRKSGIPVKYSQGFHPRPKISLGNPISLGTDAFNEAMDIELREDMTNEELFRRLNNKCVIGFEFTKVMDIDGKTSIAEEYKEMKFEIQGPGSSIEKIENLLSQDEIILTKEKKGKIESKDLKPRIKKYEIDRENQKITMILENMSPNSLLNICGVKAEEVSIKKYGMIEI
- the serS gene encoding serine--tRNA ligase, encoding MLDLKFMRENREQVEKWLKQRGSDLTLDEFAKLDEERRVILGEVEALKNKRNNESAEIARLKKAKEDASELIKAMGEVSAKIKELDEKLAEVDEKIKYIQMTIPNKLSETTPIGKDEDENVEIRRWGEPRKFDFEPKSHWEIGEKLGILDFERGAKLSGSRFVLYRGGAARVERALINFMLDLHTEKHGYTEHITPFLVNREICEGTGQLPKFEEDMYRTDDDMFLISTSEITMTNIHRKEILDEKDLPKYYTAYSPCFRREAGSYGKDVKGIIRVHQFNKVEMVKLATPETSYDELEKMVDNAEDVLRILGLPYRVIALCSGDIGFGSAKTYDVEVWLPSQNKYREISSCSNCEDFQARRMGLKYRPNGSNKSEFVHTLNGSGLAVGRTLVAIMENYQQEDGSFLIPDALVPYMNGVKVVTK